In Lautropia mirabilis, one DNA window encodes the following:
- the glyA gene encoding serine hydroxymethyltransferase — MFDRKQTLAQVDPALWDAIRNENRRQEAHIELIASENYTSPAVMEAQGSQLTNKYAEGYPGKRYYGGCECVDVAEQLALDRVKQLFGAEAANVQPNSGSQANQAVFLGLAKPGDTILGMSLAMGGHLTHGSPVNMSGRWFNVVSYGLNEKEEIDYDQMERLAHEHKPRIIIAGASAYSLVIDWARFARVAKDVGAIFMVDMAHYAGLIAGGVYPNPVPHADVVTSTTHKSLRGPRGGFILMKPEHEKAINSAIFPGLQGGPLMHVIAGKAVAFKEALEPAFKTYQQQVVANAKALAETLVEKGFRIVSGRTESHVMLVDLRSRGITGKDAEAALGRAHITVNKNAIPNDPEKPFVTSGIRVGSPAMTTRGFGTQEARLVGELISDVLDKPNDEAHLAAVRERVDELTARFPVYG, encoded by the coding sequence ATGTTTGATCGCAAACAGACGCTTGCCCAGGTCGATCCCGCCCTCTGGGATGCCATCCGCAACGAGAACCGCCGCCAGGAGGCTCACATCGAGCTGATCGCGTCGGAGAACTACACCAGCCCGGCGGTGATGGAAGCCCAGGGCAGCCAGCTCACCAACAAGTATGCCGAGGGCTATCCCGGCAAGCGCTACTACGGTGGCTGCGAGTGCGTGGACGTGGCCGAGCAGCTGGCGCTGGACCGCGTGAAGCAGCTCTTCGGGGCCGAGGCCGCCAACGTGCAGCCCAATTCGGGCTCGCAGGCCAACCAGGCCGTGTTCCTGGGGCTGGCCAAGCCGGGTGACACCATCCTGGGCATGTCGCTGGCCATGGGCGGTCACCTCACGCACGGCTCGCCGGTCAACATGTCGGGCCGCTGGTTCAACGTGGTGTCCTACGGCCTGAACGAGAAGGAAGAGATCGACTACGACCAGATGGAGCGTCTGGCGCACGAGCACAAGCCGCGCATCATCATTGCCGGCGCCTCGGCCTATTCGCTGGTCATCGACTGGGCGCGCTTTGCCCGGGTGGCCAAGGACGTGGGCGCCATCTTCATGGTGGACATGGCGCACTACGCCGGCCTGATCGCCGGTGGCGTGTACCCCAACCCGGTGCCGCACGCCGACGTGGTCACCTCTACCACGCACAAGAGCCTGCGCGGCCCGCGTGGCGGCTTCATCCTGATGAAGCCCGAGCACGAGAAGGCCATCAACTCCGCCATCTTCCCCGGCCTGCAGGGCGGCCCGCTGATGCACGTCATCGCCGGCAAGGCCGTGGCCTTCAAGGAAGCGCTGGAGCCCGCCTTCAAGACCTACCAGCAGCAGGTGGTGGCCAATGCGAAGGCGCTGGCCGAGACGCTGGTGGAGAAGGGCTTCCGCATCGTGTCGGGGCGGACCGAATCGCACGTGATGCTGGTGGATCTGCGTTCGCGCGGCATCACCGGCAAGGACGCCGAGGCCGCTCTGGGCCGGGCGCACATCACGGTCAACAAGAACGCCATCCCGAACGACCCCGAGAAGCCCTTCGTCACCAGCGGCATCCGTGTCGGTTCGCCGGCCATGACCACGCGCGGCTTCGGCACGCAGGAAGCACGCCTGGTGGGCGAGCTGATTTCCGACGTGCTGGACAAGCCGAACGACGAGGCACACCTGGCCGCCGTCCGCGAGCGAGTGGATGAGCTGACGGCGCGTTTCCCGGTCTATGGCTGA
- a CDS encoding histidine phosphatase family protein has product MTAAASEGAAPALEGLEAGTLPDGVRLVLVRHGETDWNMVRRIQGQLDEPLNAVGVQQAKAAAARFAPGMVDAIHCSDLLRASQTAAEIGAVTGVPVVPETVWRERHFGRFQGWVYADIQREDPETYRRIEARDPDLDLQGGESLMQVRARIEAALAGLVQRYRGQRVVVVSHGGVLDAIYRLVTGKPVSEPRDFPIHNACICQLRWQAGRWEILQWADIAHLVASRDEIDPRQRPAALLGRIG; this is encoded by the coding sequence ATGACGGCTGCTGCATCGGAAGGTGCTGCACCTGCGCTGGAGGGGCTGGAGGCCGGTACGCTGCCCGACGGCGTGCGCCTTGTGCTGGTGCGGCACGGCGAGACCGACTGGAACATGGTGCGGCGCATCCAGGGGCAGCTGGACGAGCCGCTCAACGCGGTGGGTGTGCAGCAGGCGAAGGCAGCCGCGGCGCGCTTTGCACCCGGCATGGTGGATGCTATCCATTGCAGCGACCTGCTGCGTGCCAGCCAGACAGCGGCGGAAATCGGCGCCGTGACCGGCGTGCCGGTGGTGCCGGAGACCGTCTGGCGCGAGCGGCATTTCGGGCGCTTCCAGGGCTGGGTCTATGCCGACATCCAGCGGGAGGATCCCGAAACCTATCGGCGGATCGAGGCGCGGGATCCGGATCTGGACCTGCAGGGGGGCGAGAGCCTGATGCAGGTGCGTGCGCGCATCGAGGCGGCACTGGCCGGGCTGGTGCAGCGCTATCGCGGCCAGCGCGTGGTTGTGGTGAGCCATGGCGGCGTGCTGGACGCGATCTACCGGCTGGTGACGGGCAAGCCCGTTTCTGAGCCGCGCGACTTCCCCATCCACAACGCCTGCATCTGCCAGCTGCGCTGGCAGGCCGGGCGCTGGGAGATCCTGCAATGGGCGGACATTGCGCATCTGGTGGCCAGTCGGGACGAGATCGACCCGCGGCAGCGGCCGGCGGCGCTGCTGGGCCGGATCGGCTGA
- the tyrS gene encoding tyrosine--tRNA ligase: protein MSSSDPIEETVQQSLAIIKRGIDELLVETELAAKLRRSLKENRPLRIKLGLDPTAPDLHLGHTVVLNKMRQLQDLGHQVIFLIGDFTASIGDPSGRNSTRPPLTREQIEQNAQTYFRQASLVLDPERTEIRYNSAWCDKIGLRDMVQLASRYTVARILERDDFTKRLKAGVPISVHEMLYPLLQGYDSVVLEADLELGGTDQKFNLLVGRELQREYGKEPQCVLTMPLLEGLDGVEKMSKSKGNYVGITEPANTMFAKVMSISDAMMWRYFTLLSFRPMSEIDALRAECEAGRNPKEAKVLLARELVERFHGAGSSDAAVEDFELRARGGVPDEIEEVTLSGAPLGIVAVLRDSGLVPSASEAGRMLAQNGVRVDGSVVTDRGLTLPAGTYVVQVGKRKFRRVTVA from the coding sequence ATGTCATCCAGTGATCCGATCGAAGAGACCGTCCAGCAGTCGCTGGCCATCATCAAGCGTGGAATCGACGAGCTGCTCGTCGAGACGGAGCTGGCTGCCAAGCTCCGGCGCAGCCTGAAGGAGAACAGGCCGCTGCGCATCAAGCTGGGGCTGGATCCCACGGCGCCGGATCTGCACCTGGGCCACACGGTGGTGCTGAACAAGATGCGCCAGCTCCAGGACCTGGGGCACCAGGTGATCTTCCTGATCGGGGACTTCACGGCCTCGATCGGTGACCCCTCGGGGCGCAATTCGACGCGCCCGCCGCTCACCCGTGAGCAGATCGAGCAGAACGCTCAGACCTACTTCCGGCAGGCAAGCCTCGTGCTGGACCCGGAGCGGACTGAGATCCGCTACAACTCGGCCTGGTGCGACAAGATCGGTCTGCGCGACATGGTGCAGCTGGCCTCGCGCTACACGGTGGCGCGCATCCTGGAGCGTGACGATTTCACCAAGCGGCTGAAGGCCGGGGTGCCCATCTCGGTGCACGAGATGCTGTACCCGCTCCTGCAGGGCTACGACTCGGTCGTGCTGGAGGCGGATCTGGAGCTGGGCGGTACTGACCAGAAGTTCAACCTGCTGGTGGGGCGCGAGCTGCAGCGCGAGTACGGCAAGGAGCCGCAGTGCGTGCTGACGATGCCGCTGCTGGAAGGGCTGGATGGCGTCGAGAAGATGTCCAAGTCCAAGGGCAACTACGTGGGCATCACCGAGCCGGCCAACACGATGTTTGCCAAGGTGATGTCGATTTCCGACGCCATGATGTGGCGCTATTTCACGCTGCTGTCGTTCCGGCCGATGAGCGAGATCGACGCGCTGCGGGCCGAGTGCGAGGCCGGCCGCAACCCGAAGGAAGCCAAGGTGCTGCTGGCCCGCGAGCTGGTGGAGCGCTTCCACGGGGCGGGCTCCAGCGATGCGGCGGTGGAGGACTTCGAGCTGCGCGCGCGGGGCGGGGTGCCCGACGAGATCGAGGAGGTGACGCTTTCCGGCGCGCCGCTGGGCATCGTGGCCGTCCTGCGTGACAGCGGGCTGGTGCCGTCGGCCTCGGAGGCGGGACGGATGCTGGCCCAGAACGGCGTGCGCGTCGACGGCTCGGTGGTGACCGACCGGGGCCTCACGCTGCCGGCCGGCACCTACGTCGTGCAGGTGGGCAAGCGCAAGTTCCGCCGGGTGACGGTGGCATGA
- a CDS encoding M23 family metallopeptidase, which produces MHNSPGKRLASALGAAFSVATLTAFAVAPLTEEPPPHARVIEPVSLAPQPLPTTGAFHREITISRGESVGSLLRKLGQQDMSLIEFVRRDATARKLLSLTPGSTVNATLDQQNRIQSLAYPLPYNSQGKTPPQQLVLSLKNGKWEARIQDHVLERRLITRSARVNTTLFAATDAAGIPSAVSSRIAEVFGSDIDFHREVKKGDRLRLVYEMFVDPASLGEGQPGRILAIEYVSGDRRLDALWFARPDGEGDYYSFDGQALKRRFLRSPLEYTRISSGFSLGRRHPVFRDWRVHKGIDYAAPTGTKIRSVGDGTIEFLGTQRGYGNVIIVKHDDVQRTLYAHMSRFSPKLRLGDKIKQGQVIGEVGQTGWATGPHLHFEFQVNGQQIDPNTMLPQPAPALDTASRNQLRAQAEQVIDLMRWQESTTVASFE; this is translated from the coding sequence ATGCACAATTCTCCCGGTAAACGACTCGCCTCTGCCCTGGGCGCTGCCTTCTCCGTCGCCACGCTGACCGCCTTTGCGGTCGCGCCGCTGACCGAGGAACCGCCGCCGCACGCCCGTGTCATCGAACCCGTGTCGCTTGCCCCCCAGCCGCTGCCCACCACCGGCGCCTTCCACCGCGAGATCACCATCTCCCGCGGCGAGTCGGTCGGCAGCCTGCTGCGCAAGCTCGGCCAGCAGGACATGTCGCTCATCGAGTTCGTTCGCCGTGACGCCACGGCACGCAAGCTCCTGAGCCTCACGCCGGGCAGCACCGTCAACGCCACGCTCGACCAGCAGAACCGCATCCAGTCGCTGGCCTATCCCCTGCCCTACAACAGCCAGGGCAAGACCCCGCCGCAGCAGCTGGTGCTGTCGCTCAAGAACGGCAAGTGGGAAGCCCGCATCCAGGACCACGTACTGGAGCGCCGCCTCATCACGCGCTCGGCCCGGGTCAACACCACCCTGTTCGCCGCCACGGATGCCGCCGGCATCCCGTCGGCCGTCTCCAGCCGCATCGCCGAAGTCTTCGGGTCCGACATCGACTTCCACCGTGAGGTGAAGAAAGGCGACCGCCTGCGGCTCGTCTACGAGATGTTTGTCGACCCCGCCTCGCTGGGTGAAGGCCAGCCTGGCCGCATCCTCGCCATCGAGTACGTCTCCGGCGACCGCCGACTGGACGCGCTGTGGTTTGCCCGCCCTGACGGCGAAGGCGACTACTACAGCTTCGACGGCCAGGCCCTCAAGCGCCGCTTCCTGCGCTCGCCGCTCGAGTACACCCGCATCAGCTCCGGCTTCAGCCTGGGCCGCCGCCACCCCGTCTTCCGTGACTGGCGCGTCCACAAGGGCATCGACTACGCCGCACCTACGGGCACCAAGATCCGTTCCGTCGGCGACGGCACGATCGAGTTCCTGGGCACTCAGCGTGGTTACGGCAATGTCATCATCGTCAAGCACGACGACGTCCAGCGCACCCTCTACGCCCACATGTCGCGCTTCTCGCCCAAGCTGCGCCTGGGCGACAAGATCAAACAGGGCCAGGTCATCGGCGAGGTCGGCCAGACCGGCTGGGCTACCGGTCCGCACCTGCACTTCGAGTTCCAGGTCAACGGCCAGCAGATCGACCCCAACACCATGCTGCCCCAGCCTGCCCCCGCCCTGGATACGGCAAGCCGCAACCAGCTGCGCGCCCAGGCCGAACAGGTCATCGACCTGATGCGCTGGCAGGAATCCACCACGGTGGCCTCGTTCGAATAA
- a CDS encoding anhydro-N-acetylmuramic acid kinase, protein MQHDAPIRPAPQAVFTHTDEIHAGLMSGTSMDGVDGVLIAFDEQGRIRQTLTSAFVPMPEPLRRQLTGLQHPASDELAAAARAGQQLADLYAECVQQLLQQSGVSSRQVRALGAHGQTVRHVPAEGYTLQLLDAPRLAEATGIDVVADLRSADVAAGGQGAPLMPAFHAHVFAGLQGRYGILNLGGIANLTVIDTQQSTPTVIGFDTGPANTLLDGWIEAHHGHRYDHHGQWAASGRAIPALLERLLAEPYFARPAPKSTGRDLFNLSWLKQHLQAHPDAAAADVQATLLALTAESTAQAIRAQKLSAVYLCGGGAENAGLAQAIQQAVGPETLVQSTHALGIAPQAVEASGFAWLARQRVHEAPIPLTRITGSRHDSILGAWHKAPARQR, encoded by the coding sequence ATGCAGCACGACGCCCCCATCCGCCCCGCTCCCCAGGCAGTCTTCACCCACACGGACGAGATACACGCCGGCCTGATGTCCGGCACCAGCATGGATGGCGTCGATGGCGTGCTGATCGCCTTCGACGAGCAAGGCAGGATTCGCCAGACCCTGACCAGCGCCTTCGTGCCCATGCCCGAACCGCTGCGCCGTCAGCTCACGGGCCTGCAGCACCCTGCCTCCGATGAACTGGCTGCCGCCGCGCGCGCAGGTCAGCAACTGGCAGACCTCTACGCCGAATGCGTGCAACAGCTGCTGCAACAGAGCGGCGTCTCGTCCCGGCAGGTGCGCGCGCTGGGCGCCCATGGCCAGACCGTACGCCACGTGCCCGCCGAAGGCTACACCCTGCAGCTGCTTGACGCCCCACGCCTGGCCGAAGCCACCGGCATCGATGTCGTTGCCGACCTGCGCAGCGCCGACGTTGCCGCCGGCGGCCAGGGCGCTCCGCTGATGCCGGCCTTCCATGCCCATGTCTTTGCCGGCCTGCAGGGCCGCTACGGCATCCTCAACCTGGGGGGCATCGCCAATCTCACCGTCATCGACACGCAGCAGTCCACCCCCACGGTCATCGGCTTCGACACCGGCCCGGCCAACACCCTGCTCGATGGCTGGATCGAGGCCCACCACGGCCACCGCTATGACCACCACGGCCAGTGGGCCGCCAGCGGCCGTGCCATTCCTGCGTTGCTCGAACGCCTGCTGGCTGAGCCCTACTTCGCCCGCCCTGCTCCCAAGAGCACCGGGCGCGACCTCTTCAACCTGTCCTGGCTGAAGCAGCACCTGCAGGCACACCCGGATGCCGCTGCCGCCGACGTGCAGGCCACCCTGCTGGCCCTCACCGCAGAAAGCACCGCCCAGGCCATCCGTGCCCAGAAGCTGTCGGCCGTCTACCTGTGTGGCGGCGGCGCAGAAAACGCCGGACTCGCGCAAGCCATCCAGCAAGCCGTTGGCCCCGAGACCCTCGTGCAGAGCACCCACGCCCTGGGCATTGCCCCTCAGGCCGTGGAAGCCAGCGGCTTTGCCTGGCTGGCACGGCAGCGCGTGCACGAAGCCCCCATCCCGCTCACCCGCATCACCGGTTCACGCCACGACAGCATTCTGGGGGCCTGGCACAAGGCTCCGGCGCGCCAGCGCTGA
- the erpA gene encoding iron-sulfur cluster insertion protein ErpA produces MSEVSEMPPPLLFTDSAATKVGELIMEEGNPDLKLRVFVQGGGCSGFQYGFTFDEDVAEDDTVMEKNGVTLLIDAMSYQYLVGAEIDYKDDLHGSQFVIKNPNAATTCGCGSSFSA; encoded by the coding sequence ATGTCTGAAGTATCAGAAATGCCCCCCCCGCTTCTCTTTACGGACAGCGCCGCCACCAAGGTGGGCGAGCTGATCATGGAAGAGGGCAATCCGGATCTGAAGTTGCGCGTGTTCGTGCAGGGTGGCGGCTGCTCTGGCTTCCAGTACGGGTTCACGTTCGACGAAGATGTGGCCGAAGATGACACCGTGATGGAAAAGAACGGGGTTACGCTGCTGATCGATGCCATGAGCTACCAGTATCTGGTGGGGGCAGAGATCGATTACAAGGACGATCTGCATGGATCGCAGTTCGTGATCAAGAACCCGAATGCTGCGACGACCTGCGGATGCGGTTCGTCGTTCTCGGCCTGA
- a CDS encoding bactofilin family protein — protein MKRDRPRTLHRIGRGARVEGTVRFSGRLEVEGRVQGTIMAEDVRSSAVRISASGQVDGAIEAAVVHVAGTVNGPIRASKRLVVQSGARLNGDLLYRDLQLEYGALVTGSLKSLDSDEVGLKLVAVGRK, from the coding sequence ATGAAGCGTGATCGACCCCGAACCCTGCATCGCATTGGCCGTGGGGCCCGTGTGGAGGGCACCGTGCGCTTTTCGGGGCGGCTGGAGGTGGAAGGGCGCGTCCAGGGCACCATCATGGCCGAGGACGTGCGCAGCAGTGCCGTCCGGATCTCCGCTTCCGGTCAGGTGGACGGCGCCATCGAGGCGGCTGTGGTGCATGTGGCCGGCACGGTCAATGGTCCCATTCGGGCCAGCAAGCGGCTGGTCGTGCAATCCGGTGCCCGGCTCAACGGCGATCTTCTGTACCGGGATCTGCAGCTGGAGTATGGCGCATTGGTGACAGGGTCTCTGAAATCGCTGGACAGCGATGAGGTAGGCTTGAAACTGGTTGCCGTCGGTCGCAAATGA
- the rpsI gene encoding 30S ribosomal protein S9: protein MIGEYNYGTGRRKTSVARVFIRRGTGKITVNGRDLDTYFSRESGRMIVRQPLAVADVATTFDIRVNVHGGGESGQAGAVRHGITRALIDFDETLKPALSSAGLVTRDAREVERKKVGFRKARRRKQFSKR, encoded by the coding sequence ATGATCGGCGAATACAACTACGGCACTGGCCGTCGCAAGACTTCCGTCGCCCGGGTCTTCATCCGGCGTGGCACTGGCAAGATCACCGTCAACGGCCGTGATCTGGACACCTATTTCTCGCGCGAGAGCGGCCGCATGATCGTCCGCCAGCCGCTGGCTGTGGCCGATGTGGCCACCACCTTCGACATCCGTGTCAACGTGCACGGCGGTGGTGAGTCGGGTCAGGCCGGTGCCGTTCGTCACGGCATCACCCGCGCCCTGATCGACTTCGACGAGACGCTGAAGCCGGCCCTGTCGTCCGCCGGTCTGGTGACCCGCGACGCCCGTGAAGTCGAGCGTAAGAAAGTCGGTTTCCGCAAGGCACGTCGGCGCAAGCAGTTCTCGAAGCGTTGA
- the rplM gene encoding 50S ribosomal protein L13, with product MKTFSAKAQEVQRDWYVVDGTDQVLGRLAAEIARRLRGKHKPEFTPHVDTGDYIVVVNASKIRVTGTKADNKVYYRHSGYPGGISSTTFSKMQDRFPGRALEKAVKGMLPKGPLGYAMIKKLKVYADDTHPHAAQQPKPLQF from the coding sequence ATGAAGACTTTCTCCGCTAAAGCACAAGAGGTTCAGCGCGACTGGTATGTGGTCGATGGTACTGACCAGGTGCTGGGCCGTCTCGCTGCCGAGATCGCCCGACGCTTGCGTGGCAAGCACAAGCCCGAATTCACCCCGCACGTCGACACCGGCGATTACATCGTCGTGGTCAATGCGTCCAAGATCCGCGTGACCGGTACCAAGGCCGACAACAAGGTCTACTACCGCCACAGTGGCTACCCGGGTGGCATTTCCTCCACGACCTTCTCCAAGATGCAGGACCGTTTCCCCGGCCGCGCCCTTGAGAAAGCCGTGAAAGGCATGCTGCCGAAAGGCCCGCTGGGTTACGCCATGATCAAGAAGCTGAAGGTCTATGCTGATGACACCCATCCGCATGCCGCTCAGCAACCCAAGCCCCTGCAGTTCTGA